The following proteins are encoded in a genomic region of Triticum dicoccoides isolate Atlit2015 ecotype Zavitan chromosome 1B, WEW_v2.0, whole genome shotgun sequence:
- the LOC119314446 gene encoding scarecrow-like protein 9 translates to MATKPFRDKLDTVAATDQPYDGDSPSQQQLNVYNHDLSGPHATFFSPANQASVNNNHGQNQFQIAAGGSPEHRCIRSNDALHYISQMLMEDVDERVDICQGEAALQAAEKPFRDILGEVYSPATNCPSMHSNSKSDNPDKSGTNFYKRLWSTSFSNDCSSCNVLQPLTNPPSPYIYNRSLSQQNNPSISVGPTSRSGFPTLQCQRGVEEATMLAPSIDKLVIYLENGILSISKLTTKAKVGEMSENWDILEGRSNKHHAITPCAIIQNENFNRVLLCYGRKSFDQITRLQESMAETGNKNPQKSQSKGRRKLWARKQPRKELVDVRTLLVHCAQAVAEENHLLASDLLKKIRQHSSADGDCNQRLAFYLAGGLEARLARIGGQVYRNLMEKRKITTDWLEAYSLFLAACPFKRASYYFANQTILDVSQRQQRVHIIDFGISFGFQWPLMIQMFARQEGGAPKLRITGIEVPRPGLRPCEMIEETGKRLADYANMFNVPFQYQGIAASRWDTIKVEDLNIDEDEVLIINCIFRMKNLGHETEAINSTRDELMKTMRRVNPKVFISGTVNGLHSSPFFIQRFKEVVLHYSSMFDMLDTNVPWDNEARKMIGRILFGRDALNIIACEHAERTRAKSYRQWQARFLKAGFQQLPVDPAILKNIVHMKNLHYHEEFFAVEDCGWLLQGWKGRVLYVVSKWKPNETYYDQ, encoded by the coding sequence ATGGCAACTAAACCTTTCCGTGACAAGCTGGACACCGTCGCAGCAACCGACCAACCATACGATGGTGATTCCCCATCCCAGCAGCAACTCAACGTGTACAACCACGACCTGAGTGGTCCACATGCCACATTTTTCTCCCCAGCCAACCAGGCAAGTGTCAACAACAACCATGGACAAAACCAATTTCAGATTGCTGCAGGGGGTAGCCCTGAGCACCGCTGTATCAGATCAAATGATGCCCTTCACTACATAAGCCAGATGCTGATGGAAGACGTCGACGAGAGGGTCGACATATGCCAAGGGGAGGCTGCTCTCCAGGCTGCTGAGAAGCCATTCCGTGACATTCTTGGGGAGGTATACTCGCCGGCTACTAACTGTCCGTCAATGCACAGCAACAGTAAATCAGACAACCCTGATAAGAGTGGTACCAACTTTTACAAGAGGCTCTGGAGCACAAGCTTTAGTAATGACTGTTCCAGTTGCAACGTGTTACAGCCCTTAACAAACCCGCCGAGTCCATATATCTACAATAGGAGTCTTTCTCAACAAAACAATCCATCAATAAGTGTTGGACCGACTTCTAGATCTGGTTTCCCTACCTTGCAATGTCAGAGAGGTGTCGAGGAGGCAACTATGTTAGCTCCAAGTATCGATAAGCTAGTGATATATTTAGAGAATGGCATACTTTCTATTTCCAAACTGACTACAAAGGCAAAAGTAGGAGAGATGAGCGAAAACTGGGATATCTTGGAAGGAAGGAGCAATAAACATCATGCCATCACCCCTTGTGCAATAATTCAAAATGAGAATTTCAACCGAGTTCTGCTATGCTATGGTCGGAAGAGTTTTGATCAAATAACAAGACTGCAAGAAAGCATGGCAGAGACAGGAAACAAGAATCCACAGAAAAGCCAGAGCAAAGGACGTCGGAAGCTATGGGCTAGGAAGCAACCGAGGAAAGAGTTGGTTGATGTCAGGACTCTCCTCGTCCATTGTGCACAAGCTGTGGCGGAAGAAAACCACCTGTTGGCCAGTGACCTCCTAAAGAAGATAAGACAACACTCTTCAGCAGATGGTGACTGTAATCAGAGACTGGCATTTTACTTGGCGGGTGGCCTCGAGGCACGCTTGGCTAGAATCGGGGGTCAGGTTTATCGCAACCTCATGGAAAAGCGAAAAATTACCACAGATTGGTTAGAGGCTTACAGCCTTTTTCTTGCAGCTTGCCCTTTCAAAAGGGCGTCATACTACTTTGCCAACCAAACTATTCTTGATGTCTCACAAAGGCAACAAAGAGTCCACATCATCGATTTTGGCATCAGCTTCGGCTTTCAGTGGCCGTTAATGATTCAAATGTTTGCACGGCAAGAAGGGGGAGCACCTAAGCTTCGGATCACAGGTATAGAAGTTCCTCGGCCAGGTTTGCGCCCCTGTGAAATGATCGAGGAGACGGGGAAGCGGTTAGCTGATTATGCAAACATGTTCAATGTACCTTTTCAGTATCAGGGCATTGCCGCTTCAAGATGGGACACCATTAAAGTTGAGGATCTTAACATTGATGAGGATGAAGTTCTCATAATCAACTGCATATTTCGGATGAAGAATCTTGGTCATGAAACCGAAGCCATAAATAGCACAAGGGATGAGTTAATGAAAACCATGAGGAGGGTAAACCCAAAGGTTTTTATTTCTGGCACAGTGAATGGGTTACATAGTTCTCCCTTCTTCATACAACGATTCAAAGAGGTTGTGCTCCATTACTCTTCAATGTTTGATATGCTTGATACAAATGTTCCATGGGATAATGAAGCAAGAAAGATGATTGGGAGGATCCTATTTGGGCGGGATGCACTTAACATCATAGCATGTGAGCATGCAGAAAGGACTAGGGCGAAAAGTTATAGGCAGTGGCAAGCAAGGTTCCTCAAGGCTGGGTTCCAACAGCTTCCTGTTGATCCAGCCATCTTAAAGAACATAGTACACATGAAGAACTTACATTATCATGAGGAATTCTTTGCTGTTGAAGATTGCGGCTGGCTGCTACAAGGATGGAAAGGGAGGGTACTTTATGTTGTATCTAAATGGAAACCTAATGAAACATATTATGATCAGTAA